CCATATGTGAAGAAAAGGATCAGATATTAATAGCAAGGAATAGCCATAAATCCGTTTATAACGCTATTTTAATCAATAATTTGGAGCCTATATATATATATCCTCAAATACTTAATAAAAACGGTTTAATAGGGGGAATTAGTCCTGATGATCTTGAACAAAAGATAAAAGAGAATTCTATGATAAAATTAGTCGTGATAACAAGTCCTACTTATGAAGGGTTTATATCAGATATAAGGAAAATATCCGATATAGTCCATAAGTATAATAAGATATTAATGGTCGATGAGGCTCATGGTTCACATTTTAAATTTAATGATTATTTTCCAAAAACTTCTTTAGAGCTTGGGGTAGATATAGTTATTCAAAGTGCTCATAAAACATTACCTTCTTTAACACAGAGCGCTATGTTACACATAAAAAGTGATAAAATAGACAGTAGAAAATTACAAAATGCTTTATCAATATTTCAAACAAGTAGTCCGTCCTATATATTAATGACTAGTTTGGATGATTGTAGAGATATGATAGATACAAAAGGAAGCAAATTATTTGCAAGATATGTACACAACTTGAAAGATTGTAGATATAAGCTAAAAACACAGCTGACTAATTTAGAACTTATAGATCAGGAAGTTATCGGTAATAAATATATTTTTGATATGGATTGTTCCAAGATAGTTATAGATTGTACTGAAACTGATATAACAGGAACCCGACTAGATGAAATTCTTAGGAATAAATATAATATACAGGTGGAGTTAAGTGGTATTAATCATATTATTGCTATGACATCAATATGTGATGGTAAATCTGGATTTCGTAAGTTAGTTAAGGCTTTGGTAGAAATAGATAGTAAACTAAGAAAAAATCATATAATAAACAATAAATATGATATAATATATAATACCCAAACTTGTTATAATCCAAAGGAAGCATCTACTAAAAATAAATACAAAATACAATTAGAAAATGCAGCCGGCAGGATATCAGGGGATTTTGTTATACCTTTTCCACCAGGAATACCTCTAATTATTCCAGGAGAAGTTATAACTACAGAAAATATCAATCTTATTAATGAATATACGGATATAGGTATAGAAATAATGGGTTTAGATGATAAAAAAAATAAAACTATTAATATAATTGACGAGGTGTGAAATGAAAGGACTATTTATTACCATAGAAGGAGCAGATGGCTCAGGTAAATCTACTCAAATTGAAAAATTGAAGAAGTATCTAGAAAGTAATAATTATGATTTTGTCTTTACTAGAGAACCTGGGGGAACAATCATAAGTGAAGCTATAAGGGATATAATCCTCAATAAAGATTATATGGAAATGTCACATACCACAGAAGCTCTTTTGTATGCGGCTTCAAGAGCACAACACGTAGAACAACATATTAAACCTCTATTGGAACAAGGGAAAATTGTTATATGTGACAGATTTGTTGATTCATCAGTAGTTTATCAAGGATATTCCAGAGGATTAGGCATAGATAATATTGAAAACATCAATAAATATGCTACATTGGGTTTAGAACCTGAGGTAACTATTTTACTTGATATTGATGCAGAAGAAGGATTGAATCGAAAAAAAGACCAAAGAGAGTTGGATAGATTGGAATTACAGGAATTCGATTTTCATAAAAGAGTATGTGAAGGTTATAGAGAATTAGCAGAACGTCATCCAGATAGGATAAAAAAAATAGATGCATCTTTATCAGTAGAAGAAATTCATAACGAAGTAATAAATACTATTGAACAGATTATAGAAAATAGGTATAATAATAGTAAATAGGAAATATATAATAATTTAAAGAATTCGTATTATTGTAGAATTTCATTAATTAATAGATACTAGATTAATTTTCTAAACTAAAATCTATATTTATCCGATATTAAACATATAATATATTAGATTAATAATTCAAATTAAATTACATTTATATAAAATATATAAAAAATAATTTTTAGGAGTGATATTATGAAATTAATCATAGCAGTAATTCATGATGAAGACTCATATAAATTAACGGAAAGACTGAATAAATCTGGTTTTATGGCTACTAAATTAGCTAGTACAGGTGGTTTTTTGAAAACTGGTAATACAACTATATTTATAGGAGTTCCAAAAGATAAAGTCGATGAAGTTATAGAAATAATAAAAAAAGAATGTAAAACTAATAAACAAATGTCATTACTCAATCCACCAGTAGCAGGAATGCCTGATGGTTACTTGCCATACCCTATTGAAGTAACAGTTGGAGGAGCTACAGTATTCGTCATAGATGTAGACCAATATATAAAGATATAAGTGGATGAAATGGATAATCTAATATACAATAAATAACTACGTTGGGGGATTTACTATGGATTTGAAAGTTAATACAATAAAAATGCCAGATATAAACGAAACCATTAATAAAGTAGATAATAAAACAGGTAAAGAATTTAAGTTCACTTTACTTAGCAAGATAGATGAAGCATCATTAAAAGAAAAACTTAATACTATGATTGATGACATATCTAAACAAGGCGAAAAAATAGCTAAGCACATGGATGTAAAAGATATGAAGAAATATAGAGAATTAATCAAAGACTTTGTTAA
This DNA window, taken from Vallitalea longa, encodes the following:
- a CDS encoding YaaR family protein; its protein translation is MDLKVNTIKMPDINETINKVDNKTGKEFKFTLLSKIDEASLKEKLNTMIDDISKQGEKIAKHMDVKDMKKYRELIKDFVNEVVTHSHKFSRENFLDRRGRHRVYGIVKLVDKNLDDLAKELIKEEKNNINILGHVDEIRGLLLDIMT
- a CDS encoding aminotransferase class I/II-fold pyridoxal phosphate-dependent enzyme: MKNTLYNQLLKYRNNIYPFHMPGHKLGKKIKFRNMAKIDVTEVKGTDNLHNPCGIIEKAQEKAAKTFGADKTYFLVNGSTGGIISAISSICEEKDQILIARNSHKSVYNAILINNLEPIYIYPQILNKNGLIGGISPDDLEQKIKENSMIKLVVITSPTYEGFISDIRKISDIVHKYNKILMVDEAHGSHFKFNDYFPKTSLELGVDIVIQSAHKTLPSLTQSAMLHIKSDKIDSRKLQNALSIFQTSSPSYILMTSLDDCRDMIDTKGSKLFARYVHNLKDCRYKLKTQLTNLELIDQEVIGNKYIFDMDCSKIVIDCTETDITGTRLDEILRNKYNIQVELSGINHIIAMTSICDGKSGFRKLVKALVEIDSKLRKNHIINNKYDIIYNTQTCYNPKEASTKNKYKIQLENAAGRISGDFVIPFPPGIPLIIPGEVITTENINLINEYTDIGIEIMGLDDKKNKTINIIDEV
- a CDS encoding cyclic-di-AMP receptor, coding for MKLIIAVIHDEDSYKLTERLNKSGFMATKLASTGGFLKTGNTTIFIGVPKDKVDEVIEIIKKECKTNKQMSLLNPPVAGMPDGYLPYPIEVTVGGATVFVIDVDQYIKI
- the tmk gene encoding dTMP kinase, yielding MKGLFITIEGADGSGKSTQIEKLKKYLESNNYDFVFTREPGGTIISEAIRDIILNKDYMEMSHTTEALLYAASRAQHVEQHIKPLLEQGKIVICDRFVDSSVVYQGYSRGLGIDNIENINKYATLGLEPEVTILLDIDAEEGLNRKKDQRELDRLELQEFDFHKRVCEGYRELAERHPDRIKKIDASLSVEEIHNEVINTIEQIIENRYNNSK